The following coding sequences are from one Salinicoccus sp. Bachu38 window:
- the aroB gene encoding 3-dehydroquinate synthase, translated as MEIRTNYAADNYTIHVDHGILESRLANYSAGYDAVHFLVDHNVYELYKSSVLSFIDSPIILEGGEASKSFDAFKRITEALLERGVQRHHLIVVVGGGAVGDAGGFAAATVLRGVDYIQVPTTLLAHDSSIGGKTAINSTHGKNLIGVFYRPKAVIYDLAFLETLPDDEMLSGFGEVFKHALLNNEETVRNLMAKTQEQISLDVLKPFIIRGIETKMHYVLNDEKESGIRKHLNLGHTLGHAIEYKYKMPHGIAVVLGLYFMMFLSNRVEGRELFDLDHFKQYFIHHGYPIQKLKSIDEEEMMALMGRDKKNQSRGAIGFVLMKSIGRCHFTEIENTELKKYLSYLKESL; from the coding sequence ATGGAAATAAGGACAAATTATGCTGCAGACAACTACACGATCCACGTGGACCACGGTATACTGGAAAGCCGTCTCGCCAATTACTCGGCCGGTTACGATGCCGTGCATTTCCTTGTGGACCACAACGTATATGAACTATACAAAAGCAGCGTACTGTCTTTCATTGACAGTCCCATCATACTGGAAGGCGGCGAGGCATCGAAATCTTTCGATGCCTTCAAGCGTATTACCGAAGCTCTGCTGGAAAGAGGCGTCCAACGACATCATCTGATCGTAGTGGTCGGAGGCGGGGCCGTAGGCGACGCAGGCGGCTTTGCTGCAGCAACGGTACTGCGCGGCGTCGACTATATCCAGGTGCCCACCACACTGCTTGCACATGATTCTTCCATAGGCGGCAAGACAGCCATCAACAGTACGCATGGCAAAAACCTGATTGGTGTCTTCTACCGGCCCAAGGCGGTCATCTATGATCTGGCTTTTCTCGAGACACTTCCGGATGATGAAATGCTCAGCGGCTTCGGGGAAGTGTTCAAGCATGCCCTGCTGAATAATGAAGAGACTGTACGGAACCTTATGGCCAAAACACAGGAACAGATCTCCCTCGATGTCCTGAAGCCGTTCATCATCAGGGGCATAGAAACCAAGATGCATTATGTCCTGAACGATGAGAAGGAGTCCGGGATCAGAAAACACCTTAATCTTGGACACACCCTCGGGCATGCCATAGAATATAAATATAAGATGCCCCATGGCATCGCGGTAGTACTCGGCCTCTATTTCATGATGTTCCTATCCAACAGGGTGGAGGGACGGGAACTGTTCGATCTTGACCATTTCAAACAGTATTTCATCCATCACGGCTATCCGATCCAGAAATTGAAATCCATCGATGAAGAAGAAATGATGGCGCTCATGGGAAGAGACAAGAAGAACCAGAGCCGTGGGGCGATCGGCTTTGTACTGATGAAATCCATAGGCCGGTGCCATTTCACCGAAATAGAAAACACAGAACTTAAAAAATATCTTTCTTATTTAAAGGAGAGCTTATGA
- the qcrB gene encoding menaquinol-cytochrome c reductase cytochrome b subunit has protein sequence MLNRIYDWIDDRIDITPIWRDVADHEVPEHVNPAYHFSAFVYCFGGLTFFITVIQILSGMFLTMYYVPDIVNAWNSVYYLQHDVAAGLIVRGMHHWGASLVVVMMFLHTLRVFFTGSYKAPRELNWVVGVLLFLVMLGLAFTGYLLPWDMKALFATKVGLDIAESVPFVGEWIKTLLAGDETIIGAQTLTRFFAIHVFFLPAALFVLMAIHFIMIRRQGISGPL, from the coding sequence GTGCTTAACAGAATCTATGATTGGATAGACGATCGCATTGATATCACTCCTATATGGAGGGATGTTGCCGACCACGAAGTGCCGGAACATGTTAACCCCGCGTACCACTTCTCGGCGTTCGTCTATTGCTTCGGTGGGTTAACGTTTTTTATTACAGTTATACAGATTTTATCAGGAATGTTCCTGACAATGTATTATGTACCTGACATCGTCAATGCATGGAATTCGGTCTATTACCTGCAGCATGATGTTGCAGCCGGACTGATCGTCAGAGGCATGCACCACTGGGGCGCCAGCCTGGTAGTAGTAATGATGTTCCTACATACTCTAAGGGTATTCTTTACAGGTTCATACAAAGCGCCGCGTGAACTCAACTGGGTTGTCGGCGTACTGCTCTTCCTGGTAATGCTCGGACTTGCATTCACAGGCTACCTGCTGCCTTGGGACATGAAGGCGTTGTTTGCCACAAAAGTAGGTTTGGATATTGCAGAGAGTGTACCGTTTGTCGGTGAATGGATCAAGACACTGCTTGCTGGTGATGAAACCATCATCGGTGCACAGACATTGACACGTTTCTTTGCCATCCATGTATTCTTCCTGCCTGCTGCTCTATTTGTATTGATGGCGATCCATTTCATCATGATACGTAGACAAGGTATTTCAGGACCACTATAG
- a CDS encoding DUF2487 family protein codes for MLYNHQDLKVLKDEIEFVDTAVIPFASADMNDDSRSNASDMEMIQMVTIQLEKQLKGRLFITPAIMTVEQITSVLEAYVEQLKSYGFKKIVILTHHDLTMEDAHFVVLNRIPLEDMSIEMKMSLINDEVKDVMKRIISIWNLKK; via the coding sequence ATGCTCTACAATCATCAGGACCTGAAAGTATTGAAGGATGAAATAGAATTTGTCGATACTGCAGTGATCCCGTTTGCCAGTGCGGACATGAATGATGACTCGAGATCCAATGCGAGCGATATGGAAATGATCCAGATGGTGACAATACAATTGGAAAAGCAGCTCAAGGGGCGTCTTTTCATCACCCCCGCCATAATGACAGTGGAACAGATCACCTCAGTGCTTGAAGCATATGTTGAGCAGCTGAAATCCTATGGTTTTAAGAAAATCGTCATCCTTACCCATCATGACCTCACCATGGAAGATGCCCATTTCGTCGTCCTGAACCGGATTCCTCTGGAGGACATGAGCATCGAAATGAAAATGAGTCTCATCAATGATGAAGTCAAAGATGTCATGAAAAGAATCATTTCAATCTGGAACCTTAAGAAATAG
- a CDS encoding c-type cytochrome, whose amino-acid sequence MKRGKGLTFVGDSRIQKYDKPKLNRDYSEFPGRTEEFYPDFLLKEWVTGAVFLIGFLCLTVAHPAPLERVADPTDTGYIPLPDWYFLFLYQILKYTYASGPFNIIGAMVIPGLGVGALLLAPWLDNNKERRWTKRPVAAAMMLISFGIIFYTTWESVAYHDWETQNQQGQIVFSNLDTEDPVFQDLIRSNCTSCHGGELTGGSGPNLIEPDLNAETVNAFVTNGSGDMPAFEDQLTEEEIQQISEFVANLELTSRDEAEN is encoded by the coding sequence ATGAAACGTGGAAAAGGGTTGACATTCGTCGGCGATTCACGAATACAGAAATATGACAAACCAAAACTTAACCGCGACTATTCGGAATTCCCGGGTCGTACTGAAGAGTTCTATCCAGACTTTCTTCTGAAGGAATGGGTGACCGGTGCAGTATTCCTCATCGGTTTCCTTTGTCTGACAGTAGCACATCCAGCACCACTCGAACGGGTGGCTGATCCGACAGATACAGGGTATATACCTCTCCCAGACTGGTATTTCCTATTCCTTTATCAAATTCTTAAATACACATATGCATCAGGACCGTTCAACATCATCGGTGCAATGGTCATCCCAGGTCTCGGTGTGGGCGCGCTTCTACTTGCGCCTTGGCTCGACAACAACAAGGAGCGCCGCTGGACAAAGCGTCCCGTAGCAGCTGCCATGATGCTCATCTCGTTCGGCATCATCTTCTACACTACATGGGAGTCGGTTGCCTATCATGACTGGGAAACACAGAACCAGCAGGGACAGATTGTATTCTCCAACCTGGACACTGAAGATCCTGTCTTCCAGGATCTGATCCGTTCGAACTGTACAAGCTGCCACGGCGGTGAATTGACTGGTGGATCGGGGCCAAACCTGATCGAACCGGACCTCAACGCTGAAACAGTTAACGCATTCGTAACAAATGGTTCTGGTGATATGCCGGCATTCGAAGATCAGTTGACAGAGGAAGAGATCCAGCAGATCTCCGAATTTGTAGCGAATCTTGAGCTGACATCAAGAGATGAGGCGGAGAACTAG
- a CDS encoding YpiB family protein, translating to MTKYRKDFIDYILYNYEFDDRVAVWILNFIKSHPTVSKNVVFLDEGTVDRKLRISDRGSGSPTLLFEKGNTVTVDGEVIFHELNMNQNQTLFLHFNLSRHDARYQKVKSLEADMDSTLERIGHEAVIKQIDEALDAKDQKRFIRLTEYLNQIK from the coding sequence ATGACCAAATATAGAAAAGATTTCATTGACTATATCCTGTACAATTATGAATTTGACGACCGGGTTGCGGTATGGATCCTGAATTTCATCAAGTCACACCCGACGGTTTCGAAAAATGTCGTTTTTCTTGATGAAGGCACTGTGGACAGGAAGTTGCGTATCTCCGATAGGGGGAGCGGGAGTCCGACGCTCCTTTTTGAAAAAGGGAATACGGTCACTGTCGATGGCGAAGTCATCTTCCATGAGCTGAACATGAACCAGAATCAAACACTGTTCCTCCATTTCAACCTCAGCCGGCATGATGCACGATATCAGAAGGTGAAATCACTGGAGGCGGACATGGACAGCACTTTGGAGAGGATAGGGCACGAAGCCGTCATTAAACAGATAGATGAAGCACTTGATGCAAAAGATCAGAAGAGATTCATCAGGCTGACTGAGTATCTCAATCAGATAAAATAA
- the aroA gene encoding 3-phosphoshikimate 1-carboxyvinyltransferase, whose translation MNSKFHGTLKVPGDKSITHRALMFGALSEGTTRVHHPLPSEDTRRTMECMRALGAEVEEKQEEWVVTSPGARHLHAPGKRLYTGNSGTTTRLLTGLIAGLGLSAEMEGDESIAKRPMDRIQRPLAEMGADISLKDDKFPPIVIRPAELSPISYTMPMASAQVKSAILLAALYTEGTTVIHEPSPSRNHTEIMLKQFGADVSAENGVIRLEGGNELSPSDVTVPGDISSAAFPIVLAVLKPGSSISIENVSLNDTRSGILDVLEMMGADVTVEQTSHIGEALGTVHASYTPHLKGFEISGGMIPRLIDEIPILALLAAFSSEACTIRDADELRYKETDRIRAVIDELSKFGIRFTEYDDGFTVHPGQVSIEENTETKGYNDHRIIMMLIISSIVMDTPIEIDDISAIDISYPGFMEDLETLRKDA comes from the coding sequence ATGAACAGTAAATTCCATGGCACTTTGAAGGTCCCGGGAGACAAGTCGATCACCCATCGCGCCCTCATGTTCGGCGCACTCTCTGAAGGGACGACCCGCGTCCATCATCCACTGCCAAGCGAGGACACCCGCCGTACGATGGAGTGCATGCGGGCCCTTGGAGCCGAAGTGGAGGAGAAGCAGGAAGAGTGGGTCGTCACATCACCGGGAGCGAGGCATCTCCATGCCCCCGGGAAGAGATTATATACGGGCAATTCAGGCACCACGACCCGTCTGCTCACCGGACTGATCGCCGGACTTGGACTGTCTGCCGAGATGGAGGGGGATGAATCCATCGCGAAACGGCCGATGGACCGTATCCAGCGGCCGCTTGCTGAAATGGGCGCGGACATTTCCCTGAAAGATGACAAGTTTCCGCCGATTGTCATCAGACCGGCCGAACTTTCCCCCATCAGCTATACGATGCCAATGGCGAGCGCACAAGTGAAAAGTGCCATCCTGCTGGCCGCCCTGTATACCGAAGGGACGACTGTCATCCATGAACCTTCTCCATCACGGAACCATACGGAAATCATGCTGAAACAGTTCGGTGCTGACGTCTCGGCAGAGAACGGCGTGATCAGGCTTGAAGGCGGCAATGAACTGTCGCCGTCTGATGTTACGGTTCCCGGGGATATTTCTTCTGCGGCCTTTCCAATTGTACTGGCTGTGCTGAAACCCGGTTCCAGCATTTCAATTGAAAATGTCTCCCTCAACGACACGCGTTCCGGGATCCTCGACGTACTCGAAATGATGGGTGCCGACGTGACAGTCGAACAGACCTCCCATATTGGCGAAGCATTGGGAACAGTACATGCTTCCTATACGCCCCATCTCAAAGGGTTTGAAATTTCCGGCGGCATGATTCCACGTCTGATCGACGAAATCCCCATCCTCGCACTGCTTGCCGCATTCAGTTCTGAAGCGTGTACAATAAGGGACGCGGACGAACTGAGATACAAGGAAACGGACCGGATCCGCGCTGTCATCGATGAACTTTCGAAGTTCGGCATCAGGTTTACGGAATATGATGATGGGTTCACTGTCCACCCGGGTCAAGTCTCCATAGAGGAAAATACAGAGACAAAAGGGTATAATGACCATCGCATCATCATGATGCTGATTATTTCCTCCATAGTCATGGATACGCCGATAGAAATAGATGATATATCTGCGATTGATATATCCTATCCCGGATTTATGGAGGATCTGGAAACATTAAGGAAGGATGCCTAA
- the ndk gene encoding nucleoside-diphosphate kinase, translating into MEKTFLMIKPDGVQRNLVGTIVERLENKGFKLAGAKLMQVSEDLAKTHYQEHQDKPFFGELVDFITSGPVFAMVLEGENVIETARLVVGSTNPQQAAPGTIRGDFGLTVGKNIIHGSDSTESAEREISLFFDDSEVLDYSLSNSAWIY; encoded by the coding sequence ATGGAAAAAACGTTTTTAATGATCAAACCGGACGGCGTCCAAAGAAACCTGGTAGGTACTATCGTGGAACGCCTTGAAAACAAAGGATTCAAATTGGCAGGTGCCAAACTGATGCAAGTGTCCGAGGACCTGGCAAAAACACACTACCAGGAGCACCAGGACAAACCGTTCTTCGGTGAGCTTGTGGACTTCATCACTTCAGGACCTGTTTTCGCCATGGTGCTTGAAGGGGAAAATGTGATCGAGACTGCACGTCTTGTCGTCGGTTCCACAAACCCTCAGCAGGCGGCTCCAGGAACAATCCGTGGAGACTTTGGACTCACAGTAGGCAAGAATATCATTCACGGTTCAGACTCCACTGAGAGTGCTGAGCGTGAAATTTCACTCTTCTTCGATGACAGTGAAGTTCTTGATTACAGCCTGTCCAACAGCGCCTGGATCTACTAG
- a CDS encoding ubiquinol-cytochrome c reductase iron-sulfur subunit: MSQKVTRRQFLNYSLMGVGSFMAAGVILPMGRFALDPLFQEEAAGSMITTSVSADEITETPIKVDFSYEQQDGWYESEVTDFVWVYRDGEDIIALSPVCKHLGCTVTWAGDEANPNRFFCPCHNGLYEKNGQNVPGTPPRGPLDQYEVGVSDGYITIGEMQANELVN, from the coding sequence ATGTCGCAAAAAGTAACAAGACGCCAATTCCTGAACTATTCCTTAATGGGAGTAGGGTCTTTCATGGCGGCTGGTGTTATATTGCCAATGGGAAGATTCGCACTTGACCCGCTGTTCCAGGAGGAAGCAGCAGGCTCCATGATCACAACAAGTGTATCAGCTGATGAGATTACGGAAACACCTATTAAGGTTGACTTTTCCTATGAACAGCAGGATGGCTGGTATGAAAGTGAAGTCACCGATTTCGTCTGGGTATATCGTGACGGGGAGGATATCATCGCCCTGTCTCCAGTATGCAAACACCTTGGATGTACGGTAACCTGGGCCGGTGACGAAGCGAACCCGAACCGTTTCTTCTGCCCATGCCACAATGGCCTCTACGAGAAGAATGGTCAGAATGTACCGGGTACACCTCCAAGAGGGCCATTGGATCAGTATGAAGTCGGCGTGTCCGATGGTTACATCACAATTGGCGAAATGCAGGCCAATGAACTCGTAAACTAG
- a CDS encoding tetratricopeptide repeat protein encodes MQDQIYEIIDQLKKGEYPEKKLETVLGNIGQLVDEMDLEALFILGDTLVASGLHKPAETIFSHLYSHTGHDDEVLSYLVDILITDGRLDEALSLVNEAEKTPPVLMLKAEIFQQLNMSDVAVRSLLEAKALSDDPILDFALAEIYYEDGEFPDAIRHYEILISNGIQEVNGVELNLRLAELHMNQLDLENAQTYFDAADEKYYSNDDYYRKALLEYQLQSYESAKNLLARVIENEPYYINAYILLMNVHETEHDLDAAIELLEEYIREDDTEPLFFFHLGRLHFRNGEEGRALESFDRAISLDQDYDDAYLMLFETLLKTGRTSEIGEFTSRLDTHALSGESLYLLAKIQQENENDENALSLYQEASKLIGDSIEFHTDYYEYLTEIRHPSRKDVLEKLITLEPDNIDWQFEKERLDDEYDQI; translated from the coding sequence ATGCAGGACCAGATATATGAGATTATTGATCAACTGAAAAAAGGAGAGTACCCTGAAAAGAAATTGGAAACGGTACTCGGCAATATCGGTCAGCTTGTCGATGAAATGGATCTTGAAGCACTCTTCATTCTTGGAGATACACTTGTGGCATCGGGCCTCCACAAGCCGGCAGAGACCATATTTTCCCATCTTTACAGCCATACCGGACATGATGATGAAGTGCTGTCCTACCTCGTGGACATACTGATCACCGACGGCCGTCTCGATGAAGCGCTGAGTCTGGTGAACGAAGCGGAAAAGACGCCGCCTGTACTCATGCTGAAAGCGGAAATCTTCCAGCAGCTCAATATGAGTGATGTCGCCGTAAGGTCACTTCTTGAAGCTAAGGCATTGAGCGATGACCCCATACTGGATTTCGCCCTGGCGGAAATCTATTATGAGGATGGGGAATTCCCCGATGCCATCCGGCATTATGAAATCCTCATCAGCAATGGCATCCAGGAAGTGAATGGCGTGGAGCTGAACCTGCGTCTTGCCGAGCTGCATATGAATCAGCTGGACCTGGAGAACGCCCAGACGTACTTTGATGCTGCGGATGAGAAATACTATTCCAATGACGACTACTACAGGAAGGCGCTTCTTGAATACCAGCTGCAGTCATATGAATCCGCCAAAAATCTCCTCGCCCGGGTGATAGAGAATGAACCATACTACATCAATGCCTATATCCTGCTCATGAATGTCCATGAGACGGAGCATGATCTCGATGCGGCCATAGAACTGCTGGAGGAGTATATCAGAGAGGACGATACGGAGCCCCTGTTCTTTTTCCATCTGGGCAGGCTCCATTTCCGAAACGGGGAAGAAGGCAGGGCACTCGAGAGCTTCGACAGGGCGATCTCGCTTGACCAGGATTATGATGATGCCTATCTGATGCTTTTCGAGACACTCCTGAAGACCGGGCGGACGTCTGAAATCGGGGAGTTTACATCACGGCTCGACACCCACGCGCTCTCAGGGGAAAGCCTGTATCTGCTTGCAAAGATCCAGCAGGAAAATGAGAATGATGAAAATGCACTATCCCTCTATCAGGAAGCCTCAAAGCTGATTGGGGATTCCATCGAATTCCATACGGACTATTATGAGTACCTGACGGAAATCCGCCATCCTTCAAGAAAGGATGTACTGGAGAAACTCATCACTTTGGAACCTGACAATATAGATTGGCAGTTCGAGAAGGAGCGTTTGGATGATGAATATGACCAAATATAG
- a CDS encoding demethylmenaquinone methyltransferase, producing the protein MDKEKKVQNIFNSISTDYDLMNNIISFNQHNLWRNRTMKEMFVKDDHDILDVCCGTGDWTIQLAEEAPEAEVIGLDFSEKMLEVAAEKTAAHSNIELIQGNAMALPFDDGSFDYVTIGFGLRNLPEYGRAIDEFHRVLKPGGTLVVLETSNPENRLVSRGFDFYFGTIMPTLGGIIANRTKEYEWLYESTSSFLSKDALRSMMDESGFINLKVIPHTFGTAATHIGYKPLGRVGRN; encoded by the coding sequence ATGGATAAAGAGAAAAAAGTTCAAAACATATTTAATTCTATTTCCACTGATTATGATCTGATGAACAACATCATCAGTTTCAACCAGCACAATCTATGGCGCAACAGGACAATGAAGGAAATGTTTGTAAAAGATGACCATGACATACTGGATGTGTGCTGTGGCACCGGAGACTGGACGATACAGTTGGCTGAGGAAGCACCGGAAGCGGAAGTCATAGGCCTCGATTTCAGTGAGAAGATGCTGGAAGTTGCAGCCGAAAAGACAGCGGCCCATTCCAATATAGAACTGATTCAGGGGAACGCCATGGCACTCCCATTTGACGATGGTTCTTTCGACTATGTGACGATCGGTTTCGGACTCAGAAACCTTCCGGAATATGGCAGGGCAATAGACGAATTCCACAGGGTATTGAAGCCGGGGGGCACGCTAGTGGTCCTTGAGACTTCCAATCCTGAAAACAGGCTGGTCAGCCGGGGGTTCGATTTCTATTTCGGCACAATCATGCCGACCCTTGGCGGAATTATAGCCAATCGGACCAAGGAGTACGAATGGCTGTATGAATCGACAAGTTCATTCCTGTCGAAAGATGCACTCAGATCAATGATGGACGAGAGCGGATTCATCAACCTTAAGGTCATCCCCCATACTTTCGGCACCGCCGCCACCCACATCGGATACAAACCGCTTGGACGGGTGGGTCGCAATTGA
- a CDS encoding HU family DNA-binding protein: MNKTDLINAVSDQADLTKKEAGAAVDAVFDTIQESLKNGEKVQLIGFGNFEVRERSARKGRNPQSGEEIEIAASKVPAFKAGKALKDAVK; this comes from the coding sequence ATGAACAAAACAGATTTGATCAATGCTGTCAGTGACCAAGCTGACCTCACGAAAAAAGAAGCAGGTGCTGCTGTTGATGCAGTATTTGACACTATTCAAGAATCATTGAAAAATGGTGAAAAGGTACAACTGATTGGTTTCGGTAACTTCGAGGTACGTGAACGTTCAGCAAGAAAAGGACGTAATCCACAATCTGGAGAAGAAATTGAAATTGCAGCATCCAAAGTCCCTGCATTCAAAGCAGGCAAAGCACTTAAAGATGCGGTAAAATAA
- the aroC gene encoding chorismate synthase: protein MRFLTAGESHGPKLSAIVEGFPANLPIDKERMTAELIKRQGGYGRGRRMQIEKDTFEFGSGIRHGKTLGSPIMIEITNDDFKHWSKIMGSEPLTPEEEESMKRVITKPRPGHADLVGGMKYNMRDLRNILERSSARETASRVAVGALCKELLHALDIRMFSRVNQIGTVKDEGDYSVEERATRPDDSSVRMVSEEKTKEAEQLIDETKKKGDSIGGIVEVIVENPIPGLGSYVHYDRKLDAKIAASIVSINAFKGVEFGIGFLAGETPGSQVQDEILYSEEKGYYRRTNNLGGFEGGMTTGMPVVVKAVMKPIPTLYKPLFSVDINTKEPFKATIERSDACAVPAASVVCEHMVAIEMARAILEKFPHDDFHELESAVSQYKGRLSEY, encoded by the coding sequence ATGAGATTTTTGACAGCAGGGGAATCGCATGGGCCGAAATTATCGGCCATAGTGGAGGGATTTCCGGCAAATCTTCCGATTGACAAGGAGAGAATGACTGCGGAACTCATCAAGAGGCAGGGCGGCTATGGCAGGGGCCGCCGCATGCAGATTGAAAAGGATACTTTCGAATTCGGCAGCGGCATCAGGCACGGCAAGACGCTTGGAAGCCCAATCATGATTGAAATCACAAATGATGATTTCAAACACTGGAGCAAGATCATGGGCAGCGAACCGCTGACTCCGGAAGAAGAGGAGTCCATGAAAAGGGTCATCACAAAACCCCGCCCGGGACACGCCGACCTCGTTGGTGGAATGAAGTACAACATGCGCGACCTCCGCAACATACTTGAACGCTCCTCGGCACGTGAAACAGCATCAAGGGTCGCCGTCGGTGCACTGTGCAAGGAGCTGCTCCATGCACTCGATATACGCATGTTCAGCCGTGTGAACCAGATTGGCACTGTCAAGGATGAGGGGGACTACAGCGTCGAGGAACGCGCCACCCGTCCGGATGATTCCTCTGTACGCATGGTTTCCGAGGAAAAGACGAAGGAAGCCGAACAGCTCATTGACGAGACGAAGAAAAAAGGGGATTCCATCGGTGGCATAGTGGAAGTCATCGTCGAAAATCCCATTCCCGGACTCGGCAGCTATGTACATTATGACCGCAAGCTGGATGCGAAGATTGCAGCCAGCATCGTCAGCATCAATGCCTTCAAAGGCGTCGAGTTCGGCATCGGGTTCCTGGCAGGCGAAACCCCCGGTTCACAGGTACAGGATGAAATCCTATACAGTGAGGAAAAGGGATACTACAGACGCACCAACAACCTCGGTGGTTTCGAAGGCGGCATGACGACCGGCATGCCTGTTGTGGTCAAAGCTGTAATGAAGCCGATTCCTACACTATATAAGCCGCTCTTCAGCGTGGATATCAACACAAAGGAGCCTTTCAAAGCTACGATTGAACGCAGTGATGCATGTGCCGTCCCTGCAGCCTCCGTCGTCTGTGAGCATATGGTGGCCATCGAGATGGCCAGGGCCATCCTTGAAAAGTTCCCCCATGATGATTTTCATGAATTGGAATCCGCCGTCTCGCAATACAAGGGCAGATTGAGTGAGTACTAG
- a CDS encoding polyprenyl synthetase family protein, which produces MKTVKQYLASDFEAVTEIIKEHLNPNEVLVNDKSYELFISGGKKIRPSFTLLVGKLGESDKFPDVLRASASLELIHMSSLVHDDIIDNSELRRGRATVYYEHGYLQAVNTGNYLLSTSLSLVSTIEHRALHEAFSKAIRDIIDGELFQLDHQFNAHQTMDDYYRKIYRKTALLIELSIKMGAYASNVDQRTLDVLLDYGYHIGMSFQIIDDCLDFIGNEKTLGKPKFSDLENGHYTLPVLILRNEDPDFRRKLEAFDGEEEQLEELIEGLLRSDAIDQAISISNSHIREALTAIEEIEEPIRKYLQEIAEKLSNRLN; this is translated from the coding sequence TTGAAGACAGTCAAGCAGTATCTCGCTTCAGATTTCGAAGCGGTCACCGAAATCATAAAGGAACACCTCAATCCGAATGAAGTGCTCGTCAATGATAAAAGCTACGAACTTTTCATATCGGGCGGCAAGAAGATCCGTCCCTCATTCACCCTACTCGTTGGAAAACTTGGTGAAAGTGACAAATTCCCCGATGTATTGAGGGCGAGTGCAAGCCTTGAGCTGATACATATGTCAAGCCTTGTACATGACGATATCATCGACAACAGTGAATTGCGCCGGGGCAGGGCGACGGTATATTATGAACATGGGTATCTGCAGGCGGTCAATACCGGAAACTATCTGCTGTCAACTTCCCTCTCACTGGTGAGTACGATAGAACATCGGGCACTCCACGAAGCCTTTTCAAAAGCGATCCGGGATATCATCGACGGGGAGCTCTTCCAACTTGACCATCAGTTCAACGCCCATCAGACCATGGATGACTATTATAGAAAGATCTATAGAAAGACGGCGCTGCTGATAGAGCTCAGCATCAAAATGGGAGCCTATGCCTCAAATGTCGACCAGAGAACGCTGGATGTCCTGCTTGATTACGGATATCATATCGGAATGAGCTTTCAGATCATCGATGACTGTCTGGACTTCATCGGAAATGAAAAGACGCTTGGCAAGCCCAAGTTCTCCGATCTGGAAAACGGACATTACACGTTGCCGGTGCTGATTCTGAGGAATGAAGACCCGGATTTCAGACGGAAGCTGGAAGCGTTCGATGGAGAAGAGGAACAGCTCGAGGAACTGATTGAAGGGCTGCTTCGCTCCGATGCAATAGATCAGGCGATTTCCATCAGCAATTCCCATATCAGGGAGGCGTTGACTGCCATCGAAGAAATAGAAGAGCCGATCAGAAAATATTTGCAGGAAATTGCAGAAAAACTTTCAAATCGTCTGAATTAA